One genomic window of Sebastes umbrosus isolate fSebUmb1 chromosome 15, fSebUmb1.pri, whole genome shotgun sequence includes the following:
- the abrab gene encoding actin binding Rho activating protein b: protein MSDKQTSQRKPSTNKNIKKLRTISLVCSLTGSWQQWVTENESKQASEPSGWAPASLGEPTKEPRKTWVPKTKPPPAQIQPTEASQNHVVSSGEAPKTPHKEAKDAPETEEVKTSAEPSSRIKVKQVVKTVTSGVQEKSAGVGLLAEKIKKESLPSEEEIDRRLKKKSSPTLRRKCSNMVSSLTKSWKQEEKEQKHGKEGRGSGEGRTCGGDEDDRGHLEAERLDIGDAPTNRTSFLTEAEQNDSEGDSESALRIKRPPVPTYSKEAEDVKKINTLSKKYSAVGNLKSRWQGWAAEHTVTQKLNPFSEYFDHDYSMSLRLQKGEEGYGRPKEGTKTAERAKRAEQHIHREIADMCFVIRTMADPELDGKTRVTFGQLFDRYVRISDKVVGILMRARKHGKVAFEGEMLWQGQDDGVIITLLV, encoded by the exons ATGTCTGACAAGCAGACAAGCCAAAGGAAACCGTCCACCAACAAGAACATCAAGAAGCTGCGCACTATTAGCTTGGTGTGCAGCCTGACGGGCAGCTGGCAGCAGTGGGTGACGGAGAACGAGAGTAAGCAGGCCAGCGAGCCCAGCGGCTGGGCTCCAGCTTCTCTGGGAGAACCAACGAAGGAACCCAGAAAGACATGGGTCCCGAAGACGAAGCCTCCTCCCGCTCAGATCCAGCCAACGGAAGCTTCTCAAAATCATGTAGTCAGTTCTGGAGAGGCTCCAAAGACTCCTCACAAGGAGGCCAAAGATGCACCCGAGACTGAGGAGGTCAAGACCTCAGCTGAGCCATCGTCTCGTATCAAGGTGAAGCAAGTGGTGAAGACGGTGACGAGCGGGGTTCAGGAGAAAAGCGCCGGCGTCGGGCTCCTGGCCGAGAAGATCAAGAAGGAGTCTCTGCCGTCAGAAGAGGAGATCGACAGGCGTCTGAAGAAGAAAAGCTCGCCCACACTCCGCAGAAAGTGCTCCAACATGGtgtcgtctctgaccaaaagctggaagcaggaggagaaggagcagaAGCATGGAAAAGAGGGAAGAGGATCAGGGGAAGGACGCACCTGTGGTGGCGATGAGGACGACAGAGGACATCTTGAGGCAGAGAGACTGGACATAGGTGATGCGCCAACAAACAGGACAAGCTTTTTGACAGAAGCAGAGCAAAACGACTCTGAAGGAGACTCTGAGTCAGCACTGAGGATTAAAAGACCTCCAGTCCCAAC GTACAGCAAAGAAGCTGAGGACGTCAAAAAGATCAACACCCTCTCCAAGAAATACAGCGCTGTGGGAAACCTGAAGAGCCGCTGGCAGGGCTGGGCCGCGGAGCACACCGTTACCCAGAAACTGAACCCCTTCAGTGAATATTTCGACCACGATTACTCCATGTCCCTCCGCCTCCAGAAGGGCGAAGAGGGTTACGGACGCCCCAAGGAAGGCACCAAGACCGCAGAGAGAGCCAAACGCGCCGAGCAACACATCCACCGCGAGATAGCCGACATGTGTTTCGTGATCAGGACTATGGCCGACCCGGAGCTGGACGGAAAGACCCGCGTCACGTTCGGACAGCTGTTTGACAGATACGTTCGGATCTCCGACAAGGTGGTGGGGATTCTGATGAGAGCCAGGAAACATGGGAAGGTGGCGTTCGAAGGGGAGATGCTGTGGCAAGGCCAGGATGACGGAGTGATCATTACTCTGCTGGTGTGA